TCCATCTAAGGCGATGGATGATAATAATGGCGAAATCACCCCGCCTTGAGGTACTCCAGCCGTTGGGGCAGTAAAAGCTCCTGAATCTATCACTCCCGACTTTAGCCAAGCTTTGATTTGTCGCCTGACTGAACCGTTCATGTTTAGCTTCAGAATTAATGCTTCCTGATTTATTCGGTCAAAACATTGCGAAATATCTGCATCTAAGACATATTTAGGTTTCGATACTATGCAGTTTTTGATGTGTTTGATGGCATCATGGCATGATCTCCCGGGTCGAAAACCGTAGGTTGATGGCTCAAAACGAGCCTCCCATTCTGGCTCAAGGGTAGCTTTTACTACCGCCTGTAGGGCACGGTCAAAGATAGTGGGTATTGAGAGTGGTCTAAATTCGGTTTTCCCTGGTTTGGGTATCCATATCCTACGTGTAGGTTTGGATTTACCGTTAATGAATAGACCCTTTGCCAAGTTAAATCGCTCCGCTGGGGATAGTGATTTAATTCCATCCACTCCTGCGGTCTTTTTCCCTTGATTATCTTGTGTTACCCTTCTTACCGCTAATACCCGATTCGACCAGGACCTCATTAGGGTTTTCTGGAGCTGTCGAACTCGCTTCCTATCACCACAACGTGAAGCGGCATAGATGCGTTTTTGCAATTTAAAGACATATCGCTCAACTTTTCGCCAGTTGATAGTCTTCCATCCCTCAGTATCCATTGTTGAATCTGATTTAGGCATATTCACTGCTACTTACACCTCTAGATACAAACACATTGCGGGTTATGTCTGCTTATCCTGGATATTACTCCATCCCTTTTCAGGCTTTGACCGTTAGTTCGGTCTAGGCATTTGCTTGTTAACCCATCCCTCCCAAATAATGCTTTTGGCTTGACTGCTTACCTATATATCGACCACTATAGGAACTATCATTTGGGTTACTTCGTTCCTGATATCCATTGTTTTGAGTCTTTAGAGGGTGTCTATCCACCGGGGGTCATTTGAGGTACGCTGCTTTGGTTGCAAGATCCTAACAGTCCAAACCCCTTGCCGGTTATTTCCAGCCCAAGGTGTGTCCGGAACACAAGCTTATATCCCTTGGTGAGATCTAACGATGGCTCAACGACACTTCGTTTACTCTCCTCATAAACTCTTGCTGGCAGTTGGTGCTTTCAGCAATTGCCACCATTAACTGCTTTCATCCCCGCTTTACGAATTTGATAGTCAGTCTCCTTCGTAGGGGCTACCATTACTGGTAGTTTATGCGCTTTCATCCCCGCACCAGGGTGGTAAGAGTTGGCTTTCTAGGTTAATCGCCTCACTTACATGGGTATCAAGTTGTCACTAGTAGAGGATTAAAGTGCGAACTCATCCCATTAAGGGTTACTCTACTAATGCCTGGAATCCCCCCAAATCTGGGTTTCTCCAGAACGAATCGCACTTGCACTTATCTCGGCTCAATCCCTAGTACTGCACCTGCACACCTACTGATTGCTCTCCTTGTTTGAGAAAGCCTGTTTCATCAATTGCCAGAATATCTGTCTCGCTCTTCAAATGCTCCCCTGCATACTGCTTGACAAAGGCACACACTGCATCCGCATCCCACTGCGCCCGCCCTAATAAATGCTGCAACCTATATGGATTGGTATAGCCCACTTGCTCAGCCATTTGCCATCCATTCTTCCGTTCCACGGGGCTGAGAAGGGCTTGAATGTAATCGAAAGCAGCTTGGCGTGCTTCTGAGCGAGCAAAGTGCAATCCTGTGCTTTTGCTGAAACGTCTTGAGTGTGCTACTCCATTCGGATAGGGCTTCTAACGCAACACCTGTTAGGAATACGTTGGATGTGTCAAGCATTGCTACTATTCATCTACTTCTAAATACAGTCTAGCTTATCTACAACTGTAATACTTAGAAGGCTCATCATCGGGTCTACCGACAAAATTGATTTGTGAAGAAATTTTACGAGAACGGAACATTTTACGTAAAAAGAAAAGTAGAAGCCGGAGATACATGGGGATATATTTAGTCCCTCAAAATCATCTTTGTAAATTGCAAAGCTCGTATCTCAGTCAAGCGTGCGGGCGACGGCTCGTTAAATCCAAAGTTCTGAAGTTAGATCTGAACATCGATGCACCCCGTAGCTCCATTTTTTGACGCACCAACGTTCAAATCCAATCGAGATAGCAGTTCACATTCGCAGATTGCATATTTAAGAGGTGAAATATGAAACTCACATATCGTGGCATGACATACGAGCGTCATCCTTCTAAAGCTGACGCTCGCCCATTCGTTCAAGTTCGCGAACCTGGAGCAGCTTATCACCTCAGTTATCGTGGCGTGACCTATTGCATCGATCCTCAAACCAAAGCTACCCAAGTACCTACAAAACTAGTAGGTCAGAAATTGATTTATCGAGGCATCACCTACTACAAGTTGATGTATCAAGGCAGCACCTTCTCAGTCAATAGAAAGGTCTGAGGAGTTAGCGCACTAGTAGGGCGCTCTCGATCCAAATTCCAGTTAAAGCAGCCACATGATTTCTCTGTAACTCTGTTTGGGAATAGGAACTAAATCAGATAAGGAATATGAATTACAACTCAACTCCACTAGCTCTTGTGAGCGAGCGAGAATTTGTAGCTACTGAATCTTCCTCTGGGGACGATTTCAATAGATTTACACCAGAAGAAGCGGCTTCAGGAGAAATTTTAGCACCGCTCTCCCCAGAAGAACAACGCGATCGCCATCTGTTAGAGTTGAAGGTAAGGCAGGCATTCTATCAAACAGGTAAAGCACTTGCCCAACTACGAGAGCGACGGCTGTATCGCTCTACACACAGAACATTTGAAGCTTACTGTCAAGCTCGGTTTGGCTTTTCTCGTCGTTACAGCGATTATTTGATTGCTGCTACTGTCGTGATAGAAAATTTGCAACAAATGAGAACGAATCGTTCTCAAAATCAGCCACATGAACCAGAGCAGTTCGATGAAAATAATGTCAGCGCCCTCCAGGCTCGAATTTTGCCTACCAAGTTGGAGCAAGTGAAGCCTTTAACTAGCTTAAAGACTGCTAACGAGCAGTGGCAAGTGTGGTACCAAGCCATAGAAGCAGCTAATGGTAAAGTCCCTTCTGGTCGAATTGTTAACGAAATTGTCGCGCAGCTCAAAAAAAAGCCCCTCGTGCTAGCTCAACACGATTGGCAAGTAGGTGATGTTTTCACCCTAGTCAATCTCGAAGGTCAGCAGAGGAAATATAATGGCTGCTGTTGCATCGCAAAAGAGCTGACAGACTCGACGGTAACTGTTGAGGTACATGATGCCACTATGAGTGTGAAACTAGAAAACTTGAACGAGATTGCTTCGTCGGATGACAAGCGACAGTTGCCACAGACTTTGAGGCGGGTGAGGCGACTGCGAGAGATTGAATCACTCGACCGAGGAGCAGAAAATCTTCTAAAAGACTTGAGCAAGCGGACTAATTTAACTCCTGTAGAAGAAGGTTTGTTGTCTTGGATAGAGAATTACTACAGGGTTACGGAGTAAAAAAGCAAATTGTAGAAGCAGCAGTCTACCCAAATCTAGTGTAACTATTAATACAGCAATGCAAGCGATTTTTACTCAAGCTATTGAGTTAGTTATGGCAGAAAATCAACGCGTACTGCAAGCGATCTCTTATCCAGCAGTCGAGCAGTTGGCGCAAAAAATAACGGATGCTGAGCGAATCTTTGTAATTGGTGAAGGTCGTAGTGGTTTGGCGATTCGGATGGCAGCAATGCGACTAATGCATTTGGGCTACCAGGTTTACGTCGTGGGTGAAACGACGACACCATCGATTCAATCTACCGATTTATTCATCGCTTGCTCAGGTTCTGGCAGTACTGAAACTGTGTGCGCCATTGCTACCAAAGCAAAGGCGATCGGAGCATACCTTGTAGGAGTAACAGTCGACAAGCAATCTTTGTTGGGTCAACTTGTCGATCTTCCAATTGAACTAGCAGCGGCAACGAAGCAAAATTTTGATAATGCCCAATCGCAACAATTTGCTGGTTCTTTGTTTGAGCAATCAACCATATTATTCTTTGATACTTTGTTCTATGTCCTGTCGCAAATGCTCAATAAAAATGCTCCGTTACTCCTGGCTTCGCACGCCAATTTAGAGTAATGTACTCGCCGTCGATCGCCTCATTCCAAATCGTCAAACGCCCATGAGTAGCATTGGAACAGAAATGTACGCTAAGCTCAAAATGCTGAATGAGAAAGCATTTTAGCACTTAGCCAACTTTGCCTAGTTAAAGTCTAACTAGGCAAAGTCAAAAAGTTATTTGACAAAACGATCGGGGTTTCAGCTTATTCGGAAGATAGTGGCTAACTTTCGTTTTAGGCAAAGTTGGTCTTAACGTACATTTTTGTTCGCCTGCTACTCAAGCGCCTCAAAGTAAATTATCAAAGGAATACCATGAAACCTTATCTTTGGATCGCTTACGATTACACCTCTACGTCACAGTCCTTAGCGATGTTGGAGACAATTCTGGAAAAGCATCCAGATCCAGACATTATTCATGAAATCGGTAGACCGACGCTGCTTCATGCGGCGCTAGAGGGATTTCCCATCGTTGCTGAATTCCGCCAGCGATTGAACAATCGTCAAATGCTTGTAGCTGACTTTAAAGGCTTTGATGTTCCCTATAGCGCAGAAGGGAATGATTACTATGCGGCTGGAGTCGATTTAGTCACGGTCATGGCAGCGGCTCCCAATGAAGCAATTACTGAGGCAATTAACGGTGCAAACGCTCATCAGAAACTCGTTGCCTTCGATCTGATGACTTACCAGGATGAAAATTGGAAAGTTATCAGAGCGCAAGAGTTAGCAAGTTTGGGAGCGAGCTTAATCAGTTGCCATACAGGTTGGAACGAACAAGCGGCTGGAAAGAACCCGTTCGCATTGATTGAAAAGGCTTGTCAACAACTTAAACATACCTCTACTAAAGTTATCCCAATGGGAGGACTCAAGCCCAGCGATATCAAAAACTTGAAACCGTATGCCGAGCAGATTTTCGCGATCGCTGTCGGCAGTGCGATTACCAGAAGCAACGATCCCAACGCGGCGATCGCCCAGTTCCAACTCGAAATTGATCGATTAAAGCCACGTCTCCTTTCTAATGCTCCGTGGGCAGCGATCGAACGATAAAACAAGTTGTACTTTATACGAAAATGAGGAAAAATCAATGTTTGATCGCTCTTTAAATCGTCGTCGCTTTCTGCAAAATGCTGCCCTATTTTCTACTGGGTTAGCAACTTCATTAGCCTACCAGAAGAAAGCTGTTGCTATCGACCCATCAGCACCTGTTGAATATATAGTAGTTGGTTCTGGTGCGGGCGGCGGTCCTCTCGCTGTCAATCTGGCAAAGGCAGGGCATAAGGTCGTTTTAATCGAGGCGGGTAGCGATGGTGAAGCCGACGATCTGATTCAAGTGCCATTATTCAGCCCGCTGGTCGGCGAAGACCCAAGAGTGAGATGGGACTATTTCGTGCGGCAGTACGCAGACGAGTCACGTCAAAAGCGCAATAGTAAGTACGTTGCTGACCGAGGTGGTGTATTGTATCCGCGAGCTGGTACGCTGGGCGGATGCACCGTGCATAATCTAATGATTACGATTTATCCCAATAACAGTGATTGGGATGCGATCGCGGAAAATACTGGCGATCCTAGTTGGAAAGCCGAGAATATGCGAAAGTATTTTGAGCGGATGGAGCAGTGCCGCTATGTTGAGCCAAGCACTGACAACCCAACACGTCATGGATTTGATGGCTGGCTGACAACCGAGATTACCGATCCCATGCTGTTCTACAAAGACAGCAATATGCAGCAGATCTTGCTTTCAGCTGCCCGTGAGGCTGGTGACGAAAGCTTACTTGACGCATTTTTACGCAAGGAACTCGATCCAAATTCTTGGATGGTTAACTTAAAGGATACTGAAGGATTCTACAACATCCCGCAAGCGACTCGCAATGGTCGGCGGCGTGGTCCGCGTGACTTGATTAGAGAGACTGCTGCTGCGCTACCAAACAATCTGATTGTTAAAACCAACACCCTAGTCACTCGCGTGCTTTTCCGTGGCACGACTGCAATTGGTGTTGAGTACCTTGAGGGCGCTCATCTTTATCGCGCCGATCCGCAGGCTCCGCTCGATGGATCGGAACCCAGCTCCAGAAAGGTGATGTATGCTGCTCGCGAAACGATCTTGGCAGCAGGAGCTTTTAACAGCCCTCAGATTCTCAAACTCTCCGGCATTGGTCCGGCAGATGAACTACGCCAACATGGGATCGAGCAAATTGTTAACCTTCCAGGTGTTGGCGAGAACCTGCAAGACCGCTACGAAGTCGGTGTGATAACGCAGATGAATTCAGATTTCAATCTCACCCAGAACTGTACCCCAGGAAAAACGTCAGATCCTTGTATGGCTCAGTTTGAGCAGGGTCAGGGGATTTATACGAGCAATGCTACGTTCGCAGGTCATATTCGGAAGTCCGATCCAGCCCGACCAGTTCCCGACCTCTTCATCTTCGGCTTACCTGTACCATACCAAGGCTATTATCCTGGTTGGTCTAAGCCCCTCTCAAATGTAGGAAACCAATTCAGTTGGACTGTGCTGAAAGCGCACACGCGCAATCGCGCCGGAACCGTAAAACTACGCTCAGCCGATCCACGGGATACTCCCGAAATCAACTTCCATTACTTTACCGAAGGCAGCGACAATGAAGGCGAGGATTTGGCATCTGTGGTGAATGGGGTAGAATTTGTGCGTCGGATGAACGCGCAGATTGCAGATATCTCACAAGAGGTAATTCCAGGTTCAACGGTGCGATC
Above is a window of Chroococcidiopsis sp. SAG 2025 DNA encoding:
- a CDS encoding transposase, with product MHFARSEARQAAFDYIQALLSPVERKNGWQMAEQVGYTNPYRLQHLLGRAQWDADAVCAFVKQYAGEHLKSETDILAIDETGFLKQGEQSVGVQVQY
- a CDS encoding DUF4278 domain-containing protein, whose translation is MKLTYRGMTYERHPSKADARPFVQVREPGAAYHLSYRGVTYCIDPQTKATQVPTKLVGQKLIYRGITYYKLMYQGSTFSVNRKV
- the hxlB gene encoding 6-phospho-3-hexuloisomerase, whose product is MAENQRVLQAISYPAVEQLAQKITDAERIFVIGEGRSGLAIRMAAMRLMHLGYQVYVVGETTTPSIQSTDLFIACSGSGSTETVCAIATKAKAIGAYLVGVTVDKQSLLGQLVDLPIELAAATKQNFDNAQSQQFAGSLFEQSTILFFDTLFYVLSQMLNKNAPLLLASHANLE
- a CDS encoding orotidine 5'-phosphate decarboxylase / HUMPS family protein, encoding MKPYLWIAYDYTSTSQSLAMLETILEKHPDPDIIHEIGRPTLLHAALEGFPIVAEFRQRLNNRQMLVADFKGFDVPYSAEGNDYYAAGVDLVTVMAAAPNEAITEAINGANAHQKLVAFDLMTYQDENWKVIRAQELASLGASLISCHTGWNEQAAGKNPFALIEKACQQLKHTSTKVIPMGGLKPSDIKNLKPYAEQIFAIAVGSAITRSNDPNAAIAQFQLEIDRLKPRLLSNAPWAAIER
- a CDS encoding GMC family oxidoreductase — encoded protein: MFDRSLNRRRFLQNAALFSTGLATSLAYQKKAVAIDPSAPVEYIVVGSGAGGGPLAVNLAKAGHKVVLIEAGSDGEADDLIQVPLFSPLVGEDPRVRWDYFVRQYADESRQKRNSKYVADRGGVLYPRAGTLGGCTVHNLMITIYPNNSDWDAIAENTGDPSWKAENMRKYFERMEQCRYVEPSTDNPTRHGFDGWLTTEITDPMLFYKDSNMQQILLSAAREAGDESLLDAFLRKELDPNSWMVNLKDTEGFYNIPQATRNGRRRGPRDLIRETAAALPNNLIVKTNTLVTRVLFRGTTAIGVEYLEGAHLYRADPQAPLDGSEPSSRKVMYAARETILAAGAFNSPQILKLSGIGPADELRQHGIEQIVNLPGVGENLQDRYEVGVITQMNSDFNLTQNCTPGKTSDPCMAQFEQGQGIYTSNATFAGHIRKSDPARPVPDLFIFGLPVPYQGYYPGWSKPLSNVGNQFSWTVLKAHTRNRAGTVKLRSADPRDTPEINFHYFTEGSDNEGEDLASVVNGVEFVRRMNAQIADISQEVIPGSTVRSREEISQFAEAEAWGHHASCSNKMGPKNDPMAVVDSEFRVHGTQNLRVVDASVFPRVPGYFIVTPIYMISEKASDVILASAKSQRILPVYENR